One genomic region from Sphingomicrobium aestuariivivum encodes:
- a CDS encoding tyrosine-type recombinase/integrase, producing the protein MTKIPNTFRRGKIFWFRVSRRLPSGNLFRPTVSLRTDNCAEARRRAARLTARFEEMYMRLFGSATRRLAMDAPDATKIFKAEFEHALDQIEDEREHASLEGYEYGSFETFLDVHEHVYRYLAETKCSGEAPTMDDLLVRYPALAPRTTALVHGELQRLGAIWHTQLDEAAGAMEAQGLDTDIFHLDHAIRLRFEARLAALREYREGMIDPARRFAGGAGLSKPIVQPVPQPTPPVVPTEPPAADIPLSPLAGMSATEFGRYFVEENPKLNDHGSRKRGARWTEKTRSQFEAAMRMLEKSMGAKSFIELSNNDLKQLLDHFDRLPHTHHKTPRHQDMSLEEICQEAASEVAAGKRDKGSIGLNVPTLNRHFRFIRMAHDWAVQRAPSLTNLDWAAYSFDDHRSARDVRDPFPVQLGRKILRLPPWRGCAGRSKRFVPGRELFHDAAYWVFLILWYTGMRREEACKLKTSDLSRHENGVWYFDVNDTDTGRVKNNSSRRWIPMADELIRLGLPQFSIAKKNAEGDVLLFPELKAPSRMLGDTYYRLCWNKIVAHLNEDFSGVTLHGIRHMVADELKDAGVSTEFRADLLGHTVPGETEGRYSKAARLKAMQPIVNQIPVISSTLQPIPHNSQPIRD; encoded by the coding sequence ATGACCAAGATCCCCAACACCTTCCGCCGCGGAAAAATTTTCTGGTTCCGGGTAAGCCGGCGTTTGCCCTCCGGTAACCTGTTCCGGCCTACGGTCTCGCTTCGTACCGACAACTGCGCCGAGGCCCGCCGACGCGCAGCTCGTCTCACCGCGCGTTTCGAGGAAATGTACATGCGTCTGTTCGGAAGCGCGACCCGGCGCCTGGCCATGGATGCGCCCGACGCTACGAAAATCTTCAAAGCCGAATTCGAGCATGCGCTCGACCAGATCGAGGATGAGCGCGAGCATGCGTCGCTAGAAGGCTATGAATATGGAAGCTTCGAGACGTTCCTCGACGTCCACGAGCATGTCTATCGCTACCTCGCGGAAACGAAGTGTTCTGGCGAGGCGCCGACGATGGATGACCTTTTGGTGCGCTACCCTGCGCTGGCTCCGCGCACGACCGCGCTTGTCCACGGGGAGCTGCAGCGGCTCGGTGCGATCTGGCATACGCAGCTGGACGAAGCTGCCGGTGCGATGGAGGCCCAGGGCCTCGACACCGATATCTTCCATCTCGACCATGCAATCCGGCTGCGGTTCGAGGCGCGCCTCGCGGCGCTGCGCGAATATCGCGAGGGGATGATCGACCCCGCCCGCCGGTTTGCAGGGGGCGCCGGATTATCCAAACCGATCGTTCAGCCGGTTCCTCAACCCACGCCTCCCGTTGTGCCAACAGAACCTCCGGCAGCAGACATTCCCCTCTCGCCGCTAGCCGGGATGTCCGCCACCGAGTTCGGTCGCTACTTCGTCGAGGAGAACCCCAAGCTCAACGACCATGGTTCTCGCAAGCGGGGTGCCAGGTGGACGGAAAAGACCCGCAGTCAGTTCGAGGCGGCGATGCGCATGCTTGAGAAGAGCATGGGCGCCAAAAGCTTCATCGAGCTGTCGAATAACGACCTCAAGCAGCTTCTCGACCATTTCGATCGTCTTCCCCATACACATCATAAGACGCCGAGGCATCAGGACATGTCGCTTGAGGAGATCTGTCAGGAGGCAGCGTCGGAAGTCGCGGCAGGTAAAAGAGACAAGGGATCCATCGGGCTCAATGTCCCGACCCTAAACCGCCACTTTCGCTTCATTCGCATGGCGCATGACTGGGCTGTTCAGCGCGCCCCCTCTCTGACCAATCTCGACTGGGCGGCCTATTCGTTCGATGATCACCGCAGCGCACGAGATGTGCGCGATCCCTTCCCGGTCCAGTTGGGACGAAAGATCCTGCGGCTCCCACCGTGGCGGGGCTGTGCCGGGCGTAGCAAGCGCTTCGTCCCGGGCAGGGAGCTCTTCCACGACGCCGCTTACTGGGTCTTCCTGATCCTCTGGTACACCGGCATGCGCCGTGAAGAGGCCTGCAAGCTCAAGACATCGGATCTCTCGCGGCACGAGAATGGGGTGTGGTATTTTGACGTGAACGATACCGACACCGGCCGCGTCAAAAACAATAGCTCCAGGCGGTGGATCCCGATGGCCGACGAGTTGATCCGCCTGGGTCTGCCGCAGTTCTCGATCGCCAAGAAGAATGCCGAGGGCGACGTCCTCCTGTTCCCCGAACTCAAAGCGCCCTCGCGCATGCTCGGTGACACCTACTACCGTTTGTGCTGGAACAAGATTGTTGCCCATCTCAATGAGGATTTCTCGGGCGTGACGCTTCACGGTATCCGCCACATGGTCGCCGATGAACTCAAGGACGCGGGAGTTTCAACCGAGTTTCGTGCGGACCTACTCGGTCATACGGTGCCCGGTGAGACCGAGGGCCGGTACTCCAAGGCCGCGCGGCTCAAAGCGATGCAGCCGATCGTGAACCAGATCCCCGTCATCAGTTCGACGTTGCAGCCGATCCCTCACAACTCCCAACCCATACGGGATTAG